Proteins found in one Bremerella volcania genomic segment:
- a CDS encoding FHA domain-containing protein: MLVVLEVVVGSEVGRQIKIPQDRTCKVGRTNYSDEAFTDDVMMSGQHFEIRNDGKYCWLRDLESRNGTRVDDDFVKESLVIRDGQKVFAGRTEFLVKIDGGAKSPYESTSVGTFEPVRNRSLMSTTFGSQVYAEDDPRFPKSEKNPQGNPQPLPPGAPAGPPMPPVMPTPPPSGVPQHPSGGNMELPPTPETPKFPRVENFSPPEFAKPDTGTAPGHPPGFPPAGSPPPPGPASQGTSKSPPWAHPAPTPVTPGQPMPGQVIPGQLPSGSPPPSHQEFTPPHKRGGDEGPIFKFAKGSGGPASAGPPPGMPPSFRHTPGTPPGSPPAGDPRFQTPPHAEPPAVSGAPPSFETPGQPPQEKPTNFAAPPERPLPPGTPPGPPGTPPGGFPNFDEPAAPPQFSSFASPPLPHGTEPPEHKGPPGTPHVAPWEAQGGGKNPNLDFGSDDFGPNVGPALDFGDEADDEDEPLFGPPSFAGGSGPSFTNQMGPAGGNPNLVDFSFDQPPGNKVTGPPSEDEPLPPTGIPQNVIEPAPPTPSSNWRNPDYVSAAPPPSQIDEGEQNAAAASPDSVRGLCFQEETADSGYPVYHSIIEGVPKVPFSPFALIHELSKVAKPVLSIHFMRAEMQIPENLEGTPLRGDLDAKFAALGGPMLYCPQDLEPFREIINELWGLDAISCMFTSGDPQGVVDHFRQGLFAPKRGDLPTPGPGPQFFAVFSPNLLTTFLSQRDQETVDELLGTEVVGVLAEVADMPESWQLFTKKSWAESLKKLGMNRVVEQPQ, translated from the coding sequence ATGTTGGTTGTCCTTGAGGTGGTTGTCGGCTCGGAGGTCGGACGCCAAATCAAAATTCCGCAAGATCGAACGTGCAAGGTTGGACGCACGAATTACTCGGATGAGGCCTTCACCGACGACGTGATGATGTCGGGCCAACACTTTGAGATTCGCAACGACGGAAAGTATTGCTGGCTGCGTGATCTGGAAAGCCGCAATGGAACGCGTGTTGACGATGACTTCGTCAAAGAGAGTCTCGTCATCCGGGACGGCCAGAAGGTCTTTGCCGGGCGGACCGAGTTCCTGGTCAAGATCGACGGGGGAGCCAAGAGTCCGTACGAGTCGACCAGCGTAGGCACGTTCGAGCCGGTCCGAAATCGCTCGCTCATGTCGACGACGTTTGGCAGCCAGGTCTACGCCGAGGATGATCCGCGTTTTCCCAAGTCCGAGAAAAATCCTCAGGGCAATCCACAGCCGTTACCTCCAGGGGCACCTGCCGGTCCGCCGATGCCGCCAGTGATGCCCACGCCACCTCCGTCCGGCGTGCCTCAGCATCCGTCAGGCGGCAACATGGAGCTTCCGCCGACTCCCGAAACCCCCAAGTTTCCTCGAGTGGAAAACTTCAGCCCACCCGAATTCGCCAAGCCCGATACCGGCACGGCTCCGGGGCATCCGCCGGGATTCCCACCAGCAGGCAGCCCGCCACCGCCGGGACCAGCTTCGCAGGGTACCTCCAAGAGTCCTCCCTGGGCGCACCCCGCTCCCACGCCGGTAACACCTGGTCAGCCCATGCCGGGGCAAGTCATCCCGGGTCAGTTACCGTCTGGTTCGCCACCGCCAAGCCATCAAGAGTTTACGCCACCTCATAAACGAGGTGGAGACGAAGGGCCGATCTTCAAGTTCGCCAAAGGAAGCGGTGGTCCCGCTTCTGCAGGGCCACCTCCGGGTATGCCGCCCAGCTTTCGGCACACGCCAGGTACGCCTCCTGGTAGCCCGCCGGCTGGCGATCCGAGATTTCAAACGCCACCTCACGCGGAACCTCCTGCGGTCTCTGGTGCCCCGCCCAGCTTTGAAACTCCTGGGCAGCCACCTCAAGAGAAGCCGACCAATTTCGCCGCACCACCGGAAAGACCCCTGCCACCTGGAACACCGCCAGGGCCTCCAGGCACGCCGCCGGGTGGCTTTCCAAACTTCGACGAGCCGGCGGCTCCTCCGCAGTTTTCCAGTTTCGCATCGCCTCCCTTACCGCATGGGACTGAGCCGCCCGAGCATAAGGGGCCTCCTGGTACTCCGCATGTGGCTCCTTGGGAAGCTCAGGGAGGTGGTAAGAATCCCAATCTCGACTTCGGGTCGGATGATTTCGGTCCCAACGTCGGGCCAGCGCTTGATTTCGGGGACGAAGCCGACGATGAAGATGAGCCGCTGTTTGGTCCCCCTTCGTTTGCCGGGGGAAGTGGTCCGTCGTTTACCAATCAAATGGGCCCTGCCGGTGGGAACCCTAATCTAGTCGACTTTTCGTTCGACCAACCCCCGGGTAACAAGGTCACTGGGCCGCCATCCGAGGACGAACCGCTTCCTCCGACGGGCATCCCCCAGAATGTGATTGAGCCTGCTCCGCCGACTCCGTCATCAAACTGGCGGAATCCCGATTACGTCTCTGCGGCTCCCCCGCCATCGCAAATCGATGAAGGGGAACAGAACGCGGCGGCTGCATCCCCTGATTCGGTCCGAGGGTTGTGCTTCCAAGAGGAGACGGCCGACTCTGGCTATCCCGTTTATCACAGCATCATCGAAGGGGTTCCCAAGGTTCCCTTTTCTCCCTTCGCTTTGATTCATGAGTTGTCGAAGGTGGCCAAGCCGGTGCTGTCGATTCACTTCATGAGAGCCGAAATGCAAATCCCGGAGAACCTGGAGGGGACACCCCTGCGTGGCGACCTGGATGCGAAGTTCGCGGCGCTGGGCGGACCGATGCTTTACTGTCCGCAAGATCTCGAGCCGTTTCGCGAGATCATCAACGAGCTATGGGGACTGGACGCGATTAGCTGCATGTTTACCTCGGGAGATCCCCAAGGCGTTGTCGATCACTTTCGGCAAGGGTTGTTTGCTCCCAAACGGGGTGACCTGCCCACCCCAGGACCAGGCCCGCAATTTTTCGCCGTCTTTTCGCCTAATCTGTTGACCACGTTCCTATCGCAGCGCGATCAAGAGACGGTTGACGAACTGTTGGGTACTGAGGTCGTCGGGGTGTTGGCCGAAGTGGCCGACATGCCCGAAAGCTGGCAGTTGTTCACCAAAAAATCGTGGGCCGAATCACTCAAGAAGCTGGGCATGAATCGCGTTGTCGAGCAGCCGCAATAG
- a CDS encoding Hcp family type VI secretion system effector, translated as MAGYIFFDAIPGESTDSEHKNWINLLSVSEAISRMVQRGKSGSSRNVQSAVFDDLVCVKELDKSSPKIIESVASGKVHPVVKLDLCQSLGDKGKRLPYFQFELKNVIVTSYSFSAAVDDDGTVPTESFGMNFEEAKWTYNQYGKDGSNQGKVEATWKVEEGTT; from the coding sequence ATGGCTGGTTACATCTTTTTCGACGCCATTCCAGGGGAAAGCACCGATTCGGAACACAAGAACTGGATCAACCTGTTGTCGGTGAGCGAGGCCATTTCTCGCATGGTGCAGCGTGGTAAGTCGGGTTCATCGCGTAACGTGCAAAGTGCCGTCTTCGACGACCTGGTCTGTGTCAAAGAATTGGACAAGTCGAGTCCAAAGATCATCGAGTCGGTCGCTTCCGGTAAGGTTCACCCGGTCGTTAAGCTCGACCTGTGCCAATCGCTGGGCGACAAGGGCAAGCGTCTGCCTTACTTCCAGTTCGAGTTGAAGAACGTGATCGTCACCAGCTACAGTTTCAGTGCTGCGGTTGACGACGACGGCACCGTGCCGACCGAATCGTTCGGCATGAACTTTGAAGAAGCCAAGTGGACCTACAATCAGTACGGTAAGGACGGATCGAACCAAGGTAAGGTCGAAGCCACCTGGAAGGTGGAAGAAGGCACCACCTAG
- a CDS encoding methyltransferase regulatory domain-containing protein, producing the protein MSTADNLQQQSLAEEEYSYDVVPYPSHPFRQSHPERLASVGNLFGIKPAAIDNCRVLEIGCAAGGNLIPMAEALPGSQFIGVDLSRKQIERGQLNIDALGLTNIELKHMDCTDIDDSMGKFDYIIVHGVFSWIPEEVQERIFEICQKNLNENGIAYISYNTYPGWHLRGMIRDMMNYHVRNLKDAPRRIQQSRALLEFLAKSVSADKGAYGMLLNSELQLLRRQSDNYLFHEHLEKDNTPIYFHEFIERAKNYDLQYLGESQLATMWIGNFPKEIAQTLERIAPDIVQREQYADFVRNRTFRQTLLCHKDAPVSRSLKLESIEGAYVTGNMDEKVEKDKEPQPGDPRTFVNPVTRQTMTTQDPLVIETVVKLKEAYPCAVAFEDLFQNALDKMVDGVIADATKIEALKRSLATNLIHMTVSGIVELQYNPSMYTADIPEFPKTSAVARMQAESTNRLTSCRHETVNVDDLSKHFVPLMDGTRTKDQLVEELKRLVEEGKLVVQQKGEKPEGISMDTVMGKAVDEVLKRLSTAALLVRQ; encoded by the coding sequence ATGAGCACTGCCGATAACTTGCAACAGCAATCGCTGGCCGAAGAAGAGTACAGCTACGACGTCGTCCCGTACCCCAGCCACCCTTTCCGCCAATCTCACCCAGAACGGTTGGCAAGCGTCGGCAATCTGTTCGGGATCAAGCCTGCGGCGATCGATAACTGCCGCGTATTGGAAATCGGCTGTGCCGCCGGCGGTAACCTTATCCCCATGGCAGAAGCATTGCCGGGAAGTCAATTCATTGGCGTCGATCTTTCCAGGAAACAAATTGAGCGAGGCCAACTCAACATCGATGCGTTGGGGCTGACGAATATCGAACTCAAACACATGGACTGCACCGACATCGACGATTCGATGGGCAAGTTCGACTACATCATCGTCCACGGCGTCTTTTCCTGGATTCCCGAGGAGGTTCAAGAGCGGATCTTCGAGATTTGCCAGAAGAACCTGAACGAGAACGGCATCGCCTACATCAGCTACAACACCTACCCTGGCTGGCACCTGCGAGGCATGATCCGCGACATGATGAATTATCATGTGCGAAATCTCAAAGATGCTCCCCGACGGATTCAACAGTCGCGAGCCCTGCTGGAATTCCTCGCCAAGAGCGTTTCTGCTGATAAGGGTGCGTACGGCATGCTGCTCAACAGCGAGTTGCAACTGCTGCGTCGCCAGTCGGACAATTACCTGTTCCACGAACATCTCGAGAAAGACAACACGCCGATCTACTTCCACGAGTTCATCGAGCGGGCCAAGAACTACGATCTGCAGTACCTGGGCGAGTCTCAGCTCGCGACGATGTGGATCGGTAATTTCCCGAAGGAAATCGCTCAAACGCTCGAACGTATCGCCCCGGATATCGTTCAGCGCGAGCAGTACGCCGACTTCGTCCGCAATCGCACCTTCCGCCAGACGCTGCTGTGCCACAAGGACGCGCCAGTCTCGCGCTCGCTCAAGCTCGAGTCGATTGAAGGCGCCTACGTCACCGGCAACATGGACGAGAAGGTGGAAAAGGACAAGGAGCCGCAACCTGGCGATCCGCGAACGTTCGTCAATCCGGTAACCCGCCAGACGATGACCACCCAAGACCCGCTGGTAATTGAAACGGTTGTGAAGTTGAAAGAGGCCTATCCGTGTGCGGTCGCCTTCGAGGACCTCTTCCAGAATGCATTGGATAAGATGGTCGACGGCGTCATCGCGGATGCGACGAAGATCGAAGCACTCAAGCGATCTCTGGCTACCAATCTCATTCATATGACCGTCAGCGGGATCGTGGAACTGCAGTACAATCCTTCGATGTACACCGCCGACATCCCTGAGTTCCCCAAGACCTCGGCCGTGGCGCGCATGCAGGCCGAGAGCACCAACCGTCTGACCAGTTGCCGACACGAAACGGTCAATGTCGATGACCTTTCTAAGCATTTTGTGCCTCTGATGGACGGCACGCGAACGAAAGATCAGCTCGTCGAGGAACTGAAACGATTGGTCGAGGAAGGGAAGCTGGTCGTTCAACAGAAAGGCGAGAAGCCTGAGGGAATTTCCATGGATACGGTCATGGGAAAAGCGGTCGATGAAGTGCTCAAACGCCTGTCGACAGCAGCTCTGCTGGTTCGTCAGTAA
- a CDS encoding vWA domain-containing protein has protein sequence MADWREGKSKPKSKSKPAHSPQPAPSSPKDPSDWRGRKKNEPATGGHRSEKTYLQDNKPKGPKNIGILNLLLFALVLLVGSFIAIIGCQPTKTPMMHLATLEHDDSLWAPNAFAQEDRSNFTLSMEDSASNIELVAGQGMAAGAEQKKPWTNLNEAEFTSAVTKYLETANGPGGPRPGGWIFYFSCHGITNFDGVPYLVAKNSQALSPNRPVADGKLVPLESILRAIADHPKVKKHPKSYKLLVFDMGRMESQWSANRLYNDFPSSAQLLAKSLPQNIQLSNTYLLLSSSDGQKSWANPFEGGTNFGLFFGRGIMGEANEMPSSVDDDSVSLAEMEAYLQKNVDDWAVQHRNSRQVPLLIPIGQSPGPANVLLSRVGDAKFQISPNSAAGSGTSDQERLSQLWDALQLLGDHGALKLAPYRFSLIQYDLTRAESLAESGVAYQSELTQSLKALNKSIDSLAMTLAQYDTGAKSAIMNSQLPYYQGSSLQRDLADAEPFPISSLACWRSTHPGPLTKIPTLAELKANSDKIAEEEKDKELPTEKRTKPLVCPDYYAAAEFLLDHYTKENQRDMTPANIDLILEYLRSAPNSPVQGENEGMHVVEIEFLAMLRDFFKTLETNFGIEASSYDATDYRNAMVDALACRRRIEKIAFVEDQRVFPWLEQGLDNADEVRREAEDRLFALQPKQAMDLIRPLAEGSKGLEALEKRKARLIEAYVVVDSVRVSAPFLLSWLTHHPYPNADRQLRLGQVTTAIEKTHELANALTPRKLEGESRPDYTKVAVPEQQLIDEITQNYSDVVRFLNRESQDIIDAQGGKDRSDSETLLEIYNLLRVRFVAKLTPSMTTYDRNSLRAKKQSILGQSLGNVNVKPDSMSPLILGLSSYEKGPWQLALNQAGGTSDYRIAPLSPDRESNAALLLKDTGSVVLFAERVVEQALESSLAPTREIESFPSAPNAAEATAFTGLVVRNRSRLDGNEKTPSQIEFRIQRKEHLAWSANRAMEDFWGNNSVNPYFDRLSQSFLGPFSIESANAPSELAGKVINRLATLRKDYSQWIQVGNPDESINDSSDDIKHKLTIHFPQSIPAGISAIDLLVDEGKAIAVGDSTGKVEPCHPFDTQPPGLYQSQRLFEQVIKTKQVLQTTSRTERFRFRGNVRRFPLNISGTQRPDSITQVVDINPFPFRQPTVSVTGELSGTADVIFILDCSATMAKVVPGNPPASRMSVAKGVLKDILGTMASPKGQFRVLTYAFGSRVGWDANNRAIQRPGVDVPAGIVPANDVMALENQNLTPLLNRAPQRNEPGVDVARIQDAIEGLEAFGETPLYYSIYQALQKVDPSKPTQIIVITDGANDQADDPQGRPFRTSAINLIDELDKPKYRNTQLQVVGFALGQQARNLETDPTSKPPANTLTEIAWLAKNRGRGGFLPADQQIQLKQRIEELIKTKIFFTVQRTDDPKEPVPYDFGAIWYAKDRFDDRRHDYTVRELHTNDTAKIQLRGGEKVRLAYDGKLKQLVFIEDPAEEAAQANISVNDALKYDGEYLARILNFQAPDPDTGTLEIPVRLENTNDTHFTVRPFHVWAEIVPSVTNAFHTNEVFETRYFSDLLLRNETQFPEFLIRLNQWQPAAKWARVKVYTQLEKPIEPKKTISLRDLLVNNVTNSGADFESGNFKVESSNSLDQYKYHIVVRVDPGTQGIQPHHVGITPSPPRIQRTYTLAGDGSKEILNITHRFMYESKTDVEAAANPRIDIWTREQLTTGAPSFSVDVQIPKW, from the coding sequence ATGGCCGATTGGCGAGAAGGTAAGAGTAAACCAAAGTCCAAAAGCAAACCGGCTCATTCTCCTCAGCCTGCTCCCAGTTCGCCCAAAGACCCTTCTGATTGGCGTGGTCGCAAGAAGAACGAACCGGCAACCGGAGGCCACCGTTCTGAGAAGACCTATCTGCAAGATAACAAACCGAAGGGGCCGAAGAACATCGGCATTCTCAACCTTCTGTTATTTGCCCTGGTACTGCTGGTTGGCTCGTTCATCGCGATTATTGGTTGCCAACCCACGAAAACCCCGATGATGCACCTGGCCACGCTCGAGCACGATGACTCGTTGTGGGCTCCCAATGCTTTTGCCCAGGAAGATCGCAGCAACTTCACCCTCTCGATGGAGGACTCGGCAAGCAATATTGAACTCGTAGCCGGCCAAGGAATGGCCGCCGGGGCCGAGCAGAAGAAGCCATGGACCAATCTGAACGAAGCCGAATTTACCTCGGCCGTGACGAAGTACCTCGAAACGGCCAACGGCCCAGGGGGACCGCGTCCCGGCGGATGGATCTTCTATTTCAGCTGCCACGGCATCACCAACTTCGATGGCGTTCCGTACCTGGTGGCCAAGAACAGCCAGGCCCTTTCACCCAACAGGCCGGTGGCCGACGGCAAGCTTGTTCCCCTGGAATCGATCCTCCGAGCGATTGCCGATCACCCGAAGGTGAAGAAGCATCCCAAATCGTACAAGCTTCTGGTTTTCGACATGGGGCGTATGGAGTCGCAATGGTCGGCGAACCGTCTCTACAACGACTTTCCGTCTTCCGCTCAATTGTTAGCCAAGTCGCTTCCTCAGAACATTCAGCTTTCCAATACCTATCTGCTGCTATCCAGCAGCGACGGGCAAAAGTCTTGGGCCAATCCGTTTGAAGGGGGCACGAATTTCGGCCTCTTTTTTGGTCGTGGGATCATGGGCGAGGCCAACGAAATGCCCTCGTCGGTTGATGACGACAGCGTGTCTCTAGCCGAGATGGAAGCCTATCTTCAGAAGAATGTCGACGACTGGGCTGTCCAACATCGCAATTCTCGCCAGGTTCCACTTTTGATTCCGATTGGGCAATCTCCCGGCCCCGCCAATGTGCTGCTTAGCCGCGTGGGCGACGCCAAGTTCCAGATTAGCCCCAACAGTGCGGCTGGCTCAGGCACTTCCGACCAGGAGCGTTTATCGCAGCTATGGGACGCGCTGCAACTTCTCGGCGATCATGGCGCTCTGAAATTGGCGCCTTACCGATTTAGCTTGATTCAATACGACCTGACCCGGGCCGAGAGCCTGGCAGAGTCAGGCGTAGCTTATCAGTCAGAGCTCACGCAAAGCCTGAAGGCCCTCAACAAGTCGATCGACAGCCTGGCCATGACGCTCGCGCAGTACGATACCGGAGCGAAGAGTGCCATCATGAATTCCCAGTTGCCGTACTACCAGGGAAGTAGTCTTCAACGCGACCTGGCCGATGCCGAACCATTCCCGATAAGCAGCCTTGCCTGCTGGCGTTCGACACACCCTGGCCCACTCACCAAGATCCCCACCTTGGCGGAATTAAAAGCCAACTCGGACAAGATTGCGGAAGAAGAAAAGGATAAGGAACTTCCCACCGAGAAACGAACGAAGCCACTGGTCTGCCCAGACTATTACGCCGCGGCGGAATTCCTTCTCGATCATTACACGAAGGAAAACCAGCGGGACATGACCCCCGCGAACATCGACTTGATTCTCGAATATTTGCGTTCGGCTCCCAATTCGCCGGTCCAAGGTGAAAACGAAGGAATGCATGTCGTCGAGATCGAGTTTCTCGCAATGCTGCGTGATTTCTTCAAGACCTTAGAGACGAACTTCGGCATCGAAGCGAGTTCTTACGATGCCACCGACTATCGTAATGCCATGGTGGATGCGCTCGCGTGCCGACGCCGGATCGAAAAGATTGCCTTCGTCGAAGACCAACGCGTCTTCCCTTGGCTCGAACAAGGGCTCGACAATGCCGATGAAGTGCGTCGCGAAGCGGAAGATCGCTTGTTTGCTCTGCAACCCAAGCAAGCAATGGACCTGATTCGCCCTCTCGCTGAGGGTTCGAAGGGGCTCGAAGCGTTGGAGAAGAGGAAGGCTCGGTTGATTGAGGCCTACGTGGTGGTCGACAGCGTGCGGGTTTCCGCTCCGTTCCTATTGTCGTGGCTAACCCATCACCCTTACCCGAATGCCGATCGTCAGCTGCGTCTGGGTCAAGTAACCACCGCCATCGAGAAAACCCACGAATTGGCCAACGCACTCACTCCCCGCAAACTGGAGGGAGAGAGCCGCCCGGACTACACCAAGGTGGCCGTACCCGAACAGCAGTTGATCGATGAGATTACCCAGAACTATAGCGATGTGGTCCGGTTTCTCAATCGCGAATCCCAAGACATCATCGACGCCCAAGGGGGTAAGGACCGTTCTGATTCGGAAACGCTACTGGAAATCTACAACCTGTTGCGGGTTCGCTTTGTCGCGAAGCTTACGCCATCGATGACGACCTACGACCGAAATTCGCTGCGTGCGAAGAAGCAGTCGATCTTGGGTCAGTCGCTGGGCAACGTAAACGTCAAGCCTGACTCCATGAGCCCGTTGATTCTCGGGCTGTCCTCTTATGAGAAGGGGCCGTGGCAACTCGCATTGAATCAGGCCGGCGGGACATCCGACTATCGTATCGCCCCGTTAAGTCCCGATCGTGAGTCGAATGCCGCGCTGCTTTTGAAAGATACCGGGTCTGTGGTCTTGTTTGCGGAAAGGGTGGTTGAACAGGCATTGGAAAGCTCGCTGGCACCCACGCGGGAAATCGAATCGTTTCCGAGTGCCCCCAACGCAGCCGAGGCGACCGCATTTACCGGGCTTGTCGTCCGGAATCGATCGCGATTGGATGGCAATGAAAAGACCCCTTCCCAGATCGAATTCCGTATTCAGCGGAAGGAACACTTGGCCTGGTCGGCCAATCGAGCGATGGAAGATTTCTGGGGAAACAACTCGGTCAATCCTTACTTCGACCGGCTTTCGCAAAGTTTTCTCGGTCCGTTTAGCATCGAATCGGCGAATGCTCCCAGCGAATTGGCGGGCAAGGTCATTAACCGCTTAGCCACGTTGCGAAAAGACTATAGCCAATGGATCCAAGTCGGTAATCCGGACGAGTCGATCAACGATTCCTCTGACGACATCAAGCATAAACTGACCATTCACTTTCCACAGTCTATTCCAGCCGGCATCTCGGCGATCGACTTGCTGGTGGACGAAGGGAAAGCCATCGCCGTCGGAGACTCAACGGGCAAAGTCGAGCCGTGCCATCCGTTCGATACGCAGCCCCCGGGGCTCTACCAGTCACAGCGTCTGTTCGAGCAGGTCATCAAAACCAAACAGGTCTTGCAGACCACTTCCCGCACGGAGCGATTTCGTTTTCGCGGAAACGTTCGACGTTTTCCACTTAATATCTCTGGTACGCAACGGCCAGACAGCATAACCCAAGTCGTTGACATCAATCCTTTCCCGTTCCGTCAGCCCACGGTCTCGGTTACGGGAGAATTGTCCGGCACCGCGGACGTCATCTTCATTTTGGATTGTTCGGCGACCATGGCCAAAGTGGTTCCAGGCAACCCACCGGCGTCCCGCATGAGCGTCGCTAAGGGAGTGCTGAAAGACATTCTGGGAACGATGGCAAGTCCCAAGGGGCAATTCCGTGTGCTCACCTATGCATTCGGCAGCCGTGTCGGCTGGGATGCCAACAACCGAGCGATCCAACGTCCAGGCGTTGACGTCCCTGCCGGGATCGTCCCGGCAAATGACGTCATGGCACTGGAAAACCAGAATCTGACGCCGCTACTCAATCGGGCGCCGCAGCGCAACGAGCCCGGCGTGGACGTTGCCCGCATTCAAGATGCGATCGAAGGCCTGGAAGCTTTCGGCGAGACGCCACTGTACTACTCGATCTACCAGGCCCTGCAGAAAGTCGACCCCAGCAAACCCACCCAGATTATTGTGATTACCGACGGTGCCAACGATCAGGCCGACGACCCGCAAGGACGCCCCTTCCGCACCAGTGCGATCAACCTGATTGATGAGTTGGATAAGCCAAAGTATCGAAACACGCAACTTCAAGTCGTGGGGTTTGCCCTGGGGCAACAGGCACGCAACCTGGAAACCGATCCCACCTCTAAACCGCCGGCGAATACGCTGACTGAAATTGCCTGGCTAGCCAAAAACCGAGGCCGGGGAGGCTTCCTTCCGGCCGATCAGCAGATTCAGTTGAAGCAACGCATCGAGGAGTTGATAAAGACGAAGATCTTCTTCACGGTCCAGCGAACCGACGACCCCAAAGAACCCGTCCCTTACGATTTCGGGGCCATCTGGTACGCCAAGGATCGCTTCGATGACCGTCGCCACGACTACACCGTCCGCGAATTGCACACGAACGATACCGCCAAAATTCAGCTGCGAGGGGGTGAGAAAGTTCGCCTGGCTTACGATGGTAAACTCAAACAGTTGGTTTTCATCGAAGACCCGGCCGAAGAAGCCGCTCAGGCAAACATTTCGGTCAACGATGCCCTGAAATACGACGGTGAGTACCTCGCTCGGATTCTTAACTTCCAGGCCCCTGATCCCGACACAGGGACGCTCGAAATCCCAGTCCGTCTGGAAAATACCAACGACACGCACTTCACCGTTCGCCCTTTCCATGTCTGGGCAGAAATCGTGCCGAGTGTCACCAACGCGTTTCATACCAACGAAGTCTTCGAGACACGGTACTTCAGCGACCTGCTACTACGGAATGAAACGCAGTTTCCGGAATTCTTGATCCGCTTGAATCAGTGGCAGCCAGCTGCCAAATGGGCGCGGGTGAAGGTCTATACCCAGCTTGAAAAGCCGATTGAGCCGAAGAAGACCATCTCGCTGCGAGACCTGTTGGTCAACAATGTGACCAACAGCGGGGCCGATTTCGAGTCAGGCAATTTCAAAGTCGAGTCGTCGAACAGCCTGGACCAGTATAAATACCACATCGTGGTGCGAGTTGATCCCGGAACGCAGGGAATTCAGCCTCATCACGTGGGAATCACGCCATCTCCGCCGCGAATTCAGCGAACGTATACTCTGGCCGGCGACGGCAGCAAAGAGATCCTGAACATCACCCATCGATTTATGTATGAAAGCAAGACCGACGTCGAAGCGGCTGCCAATCCGCGCATCGATATTTGGACGCGCGAACAATTGACCACGGGAGCACCCTCCTTCAGCGTTGACGTACAAATTCCTAAATGGTGA